A stretch of the Mycobacterium sp. ITM-2016-00317 genome encodes the following:
- a CDS encoding bifunctional nitrate reductase/sulfite reductase flavoprotein subunit alpha — protein MIRTACSYCGVGCGISVETRTDPASGAPVIARVSGDRLHPANFGRLCTKGATHAELMAATDGRLRTALMRPSREATPVAVDVDAALAEAAARLRAIVEEHGPDAVALYVSGQMSLEAQYLATKLAKGYLRTMHLESNSRLCMASAGTGFKQSLGSDGPPGSYTDFDCTDLFFVIGSNMADCHPILYLRMADRRKAGAKLIVVDPRRTATAADADLYLQIRPGTDLALLNGILHLLVENHAVDEEFIAEHTQGWEVMPAFLADYPPERVAAITGLAEADIRTAAAMIADARDWVSCWTMGLNQSTHGTWSTNAICNLHLATGALCRPGSGPMSLTGQPNAMGGREMGYMGPGLPGQRAVLSAEDRAFVEQQWELDPGTIRTDFGPGTVELFRRVGRGDIRAVWIICTNPVASMANRDTVTAALRTAELVITQDAYADTATNRYADIMLPATLWAETDAVMVNSDRTLTLLQQSVPPAGDARPDWELICGVARHLGFGDAFDYKSSEEVFDEIRRFHNPRTGYDLRGITHDRLRDTPVQWPCASSDAAERNPIRYLNDGVSQQLFVGAGGDRPRLAFATPSRRAVFYPRPHMDAAELPDDDYPFILNTGRLPHQWHTMTKTGKVAKLNKLNPGPFVEVHPDDAAALGVCEGQSVELVTRRGRAVLPAKITDRVRPGSTWVPFHWNDEHGEHLTVNALTNDVVDPDSLQPEFKVCAVRLVPAAVAAPNPAPAGRDKVRVTDGPLVLWASQTGNAEEFAGTLGERLSGAQLCAMDDVEPADLSGAGEVVIVTSTFGDGGPPDNGSAFWERLDSVQAPSLGGVRYAVLGLGDRSYDNFCGHAKSLDSRLADLGATRMLERADCEVYDDQPLARWADSVTELVGSAGPESGTSTRTTLFTRAEPIAAPLCRNTLLTPPGAAKEVRQFGFDVSEHDVTYSVGDSLGVRVVNSAAVVECWLAATGFYGDEAVVVDGAQIALREALTSHYDVCKVTSNLVRFVAEHCPQPGVAKRLRNDRGELDRWLVNRNGLDLVREFGVRADPQRWQEVLVRLTPRQYSISSSPLVSPREVQLTVSVVRYRGPDGSARGGVASTHLADLPAGTPVPVFLQRSPHFRPPPDTHTPMIMVGPGTGIAPFRGFLQERRALGHRGPNWLFFGDQHRAQNFYYRDDLQDMVDDGFLLLDLAFSRDQDKRVYVQHKLLDRGAEVWRWLADGAHFYVCGDATRMARDVDDALTEILRVHGAMKSDAARDYKREMVARKRYVRDVY, from the coding sequence ATGATCCGAACCGCGTGTTCCTACTGCGGGGTCGGGTGCGGCATCTCGGTCGAGACCCGCACCGACCCCGCCTCGGGCGCTCCCGTCATCGCACGGGTGTCCGGAGACCGGTTGCACCCGGCCAACTTCGGGCGGTTGTGCACGAAGGGAGCCACGCACGCGGAGCTGATGGCCGCCACCGATGGGCGGTTGCGGACCGCGCTGATGCGCCCGTCGCGCGAGGCCACCCCGGTGGCCGTGGACGTCGACGCCGCACTGGCCGAGGCGGCGGCGCGGCTGCGGGCCATCGTCGAGGAGCACGGCCCCGACGCGGTGGCCCTGTACGTGTCGGGCCAGATGTCGCTGGAGGCACAGTATCTGGCGACCAAGCTGGCCAAGGGCTATCTGCGCACCATGCACCTGGAGTCGAACTCCCGGCTGTGCATGGCCAGCGCGGGCACCGGTTTCAAGCAATCGCTCGGCTCCGACGGGCCGCCCGGCTCCTACACCGATTTCGACTGCACGGACCTGTTCTTCGTCATCGGCTCCAACATGGCCGACTGCCATCCGATCCTGTACCTGCGGATGGCCGACCGCCGCAAGGCGGGCGCGAAGCTGATCGTGGTGGACCCGCGCCGCACCGCGACCGCCGCCGACGCGGACCTGTACCTGCAGATCCGGCCCGGCACCGATCTGGCCCTGCTCAACGGCATCCTGCACCTGCTGGTCGAAAACCACGCCGTCGACGAGGAATTCATCGCCGAGCACACGCAGGGCTGGGAGGTGATGCCCGCGTTCCTTGCCGACTACCCGCCGGAACGGGTGGCCGCGATCACCGGGCTGGCCGAGGCCGACATCCGCACCGCGGCGGCCATGATCGCCGATGCCCGCGACTGGGTGTCGTGCTGGACGATGGGTCTCAACCAGAGCACCCACGGCACCTGGAGCACCAACGCGATCTGCAACCTGCACCTGGCCACCGGCGCCCTCTGCCGGCCCGGCAGCGGCCCGATGTCGCTGACCGGACAGCCCAACGCGATGGGCGGCCGCGAGATGGGCTACATGGGCCCGGGTCTGCCCGGGCAGCGCGCCGTGCTGTCGGCCGAGGACCGGGCGTTCGTCGAACAGCAGTGGGAGCTGGACCCCGGCACCATCCGGACCGACTTCGGTCCGGGGACGGTGGAGCTGTTCCGCCGCGTCGGCCGCGGCGACATCCGGGCGGTGTGGATCATCTGCACCAATCCCGTTGCCAGCATGGCGAACCGGGACACCGTGACCGCCGCGCTGAGGACGGCCGAACTGGTGATCACCCAGGACGCCTACGCCGACACCGCCACCAACCGCTACGCCGACATCATGCTGCCCGCCACGCTGTGGGCCGAGACCGACGCGGTGATGGTCAACTCCGACCGCACCCTGACCCTGCTGCAGCAGTCCGTCCCGCCGGCCGGGGACGCGCGGCCGGACTGGGAGCTGATCTGCGGGGTGGCCCGCCATCTCGGGTTCGGGGACGCGTTCGACTACAAGTCCAGCGAAGAGGTCTTCGACGAGATCCGGCGGTTCCACAATCCGCGCACCGGATACGACCTGCGCGGCATCACCCACGACCGGCTGCGAGACACCCCGGTGCAGTGGCCGTGCGCGTCGAGCGACGCCGCCGAGCGCAACCCGATCCGCTACCTCAATGACGGTGTGTCCCAACAGCTCTTCGTCGGCGCCGGCGGTGACCGCCCGAGGCTGGCGTTCGCCACCCCGTCCCGGCGCGCGGTGTTCTATCCCCGGCCGCACATGGACGCCGCCGAACTGCCCGACGACGACTATCCGTTCATCCTCAACACCGGCCGGTTGCCACATCAGTGGCACACCATGACCAAGACCGGCAAGGTCGCCAAGCTCAACAAACTCAACCCCGGCCCGTTCGTCGAGGTCCACCCCGACGACGCCGCCGCACTGGGGGTCTGCGAAGGGCAGTCGGTCGAGCTGGTGACCAGACGCGGGCGCGCGGTGCTGCCCGCGAAGATCACCGACCGGGTGCGCCCGGGCAGCACCTGGGTGCCGTTCCACTGGAACGACGAGCACGGGGAACATCTCACGGTCAACGCGCTCACCAACGACGTCGTCGACCCCGATTCGCTGCAACCGGAGTTCAAGGTGTGCGCGGTGCGGCTGGTCCCGGCCGCGGTGGCCGCGCCCAACCCGGCGCCGGCCGGGCGCGACAAGGTTCGCGTCACCGACGGGCCGCTGGTGCTGTGGGCGTCCCAGACCGGCAACGCCGAGGAGTTCGCGGGCACGCTGGGGGAGCGGCTGAGCGGCGCGCAGCTGTGCGCGATGGACGACGTGGAACCGGCCGACCTGTCCGGCGCCGGCGAGGTGGTGATCGTCACCAGCACGTTCGGCGACGGCGGGCCGCCCGACAACGGCTCGGCGTTCTGGGAGCGGCTGGACTCGGTGCAGGCCCCCTCGCTCGGCGGCGTGCGGTACGCGGTGCTCGGCCTCGGCGACCGGTCCTACGACAACTTCTGCGGCCACGCGAAATCCCTCGACTCGCGGCTGGCCGATCTGGGCGCCACCCGGATGCTGGAGCGGGCCGACTGCGAGGTGTACGACGACCAACCGCTGGCCCGGTGGGCGGACTCGGTCACCGAGCTCGTCGGGTCCGCCGGACCGGAATCCGGAACGTCCACCAGAACAACGCTTTTCACACGGGCCGAGCCGATCGCGGCGCCTCTGTGCCGCAACACCCTGCTCACCCCGCCCGGCGCCGCGAAGGAGGTGCGCCAGTTCGGGTTCGACGTCAGCGAGCACGACGTCACCTACTCGGTCGGCGACTCACTCGGTGTGCGCGTGGTCAACTCCGCCGCGGTCGTCGAATGCTGGCTCGCCGCAACAGGGTTCTACGGCGACGAAGCCGTGGTCGTGGATGGCGCCCAGATCGCGCTGCGCGAGGCGCTGACGTCGCACTACGACGTGTGCAAGGTGACGTCGAACCTGGTCCGGTTCGTCGCCGAGCACTGCCCGCAACCGGGCGTCGCCAAGCGGTTGCGCAACGACCGCGGCGAACTGGACAGATGGCTGGTCAACCGCAACGGCCTCGATCTGGTCCGCGAGTTCGGTGTCCGCGCCGACCCGCAGCGTTGGCAGGAGGTGCTGGTGCGGCTGACCCCGCGGCAGTACTCGATCTCCTCCAGCCCGCTGGTCAGCCCCCGCGAGGTGCAGCTGACCGTGTCGGTGGTGCGCTACCGCGGCCCCGACGGCAGCGCGCGCGGCGGCGTCGCGTCCACCCATCTGGCCGACCTGCCTGCCGGCACCCCGGTGCCGGTGTTCCTGCAACGGTCCCCGCACTTCCGGCCACCGCCGGACACGCACACGCCGATGATCATGGTCGGCCCCGGCACCGGCATCGCGCCGTTCCGCGGATTCCTGCAGGAACGGCGGGCACTGGGCCACCGGGGACCGAACTGGCTGTTCTTCGGCGACCAGCACCGCGCCCAGAACTTCTACTACCGCGACGACCTGCAGGACATGGTCGACGACGGGTTCCTCCTGCTGGATCTGGCGTTCTCCCGGGACCAGGACAAGCGCGTCTACGTGCAGCACAAGCTCCTCGACCGCGGTGCCGAGGTGTGGCGCTGGCTGGCCGACGGCGCGCATTTCTATGTCTGCGGTGACGCCACCAGGATGGCCCGTGACGTCGATGACGCGCTGACCGAGATCCTCCGCGTCCACGGCGCGATGAAGTCCGACGCGGCGCGCGACTACAAGCGTGAGATGGTCGCTCGGAAGCGCTACGTGCGTGACGTGTACTAG
- a CDS encoding nitrate/nitrite transporter, which yields MTWPFTGVMAKRTRDIDTWDPEDVEAWESGGKDVAKRNLIWSIVAEHVGFSVWSIWSVMVLFMPQDVYGIDAAGKFYLVAVPTLVGAFMRIPYTIAPARFGGRNWTVVSALLLLIPTVLTLYYMKNPASYTTYMVIAAFAGLGGGNFASSMTNINAFYPQRLKGWALGLNAGGGNIGVPVIQLLGLLVIATVGNTSPEIVCAVYLVAISVAAVGAAVNMDNLRNQKSNFGALVEAMRFRHSWVMSFLYIGTFGSFIGFSFAFGQVLQINFLAGGETAAQASLHAAQIAFLGPLLGSISRPFGGRLADRIGGGKVTLYVFVAMMFSAGILVASGVLDDAQAGAPTGGQMVGYVAGFILLFVLSGLGNGSTYKMIPSIFEAKAQGREDLSRDEKAAWSRAMSGALIGFAGAVGALGGVFINVVLRASYVGDAKSATNAFWVFLGFYVVCAFVTWFVFLRLQEHRTHTGEHIGRVPAPVSVG from the coding sequence ATGACCTGGCCTTTCACTGGTGTCATGGCGAAACGAACGCGCGATATCGACACCTGGGATCCCGAGGATGTCGAGGCCTGGGAGTCGGGCGGTAAAGACGTCGCGAAACGCAACCTGATCTGGTCCATCGTCGCCGAGCACGTCGGTTTCTCGGTGTGGTCGATCTGGTCGGTGATGGTGCTGTTCATGCCGCAGGACGTGTACGGGATCGACGCCGCGGGCAAGTTCTACCTGGTGGCGGTGCCGACGCTGGTCGGGGCGTTCATGCGCATCCCGTACACCATCGCCCCGGCCAGGTTCGGCGGCCGCAACTGGACGGTGGTCAGTGCGCTGCTGCTGCTCATCCCCACCGTGCTGACGCTGTACTACATGAAGAACCCGGCGTCCTACACCACCTACATGGTGATCGCCGCGTTCGCCGGCCTCGGCGGCGGCAACTTCGCGTCGTCGATGACCAACATCAACGCGTTCTATCCGCAGCGGCTCAAGGGCTGGGCGCTGGGCCTCAACGCCGGCGGCGGCAACATCGGCGTGCCGGTGATCCAGTTGCTCGGTCTGCTCGTGATCGCCACCGTCGGCAACACCAGCCCCGAAATCGTCTGCGCCGTCTACCTTGTCGCGATCAGCGTGGCCGCGGTGGGCGCCGCGGTGAACATGGACAACCTGCGCAACCAGAAATCCAACTTCGGTGCGCTCGTCGAGGCGATGCGGTTCCGGCACTCCTGGGTGATGAGCTTCCTCTACATCGGCACGTTCGGGTCGTTCATCGGCTTCTCGTTCGCGTTCGGCCAGGTGCTGCAGATCAACTTCCTGGCCGGGGGCGAGACCGCCGCGCAGGCGTCGCTGCACGCCGCACAGATCGCGTTCCTCGGCCCGCTGCTCGGCTCGATCTCCCGGCCCTTCGGCGGCAGGCTGGCCGACCGGATCGGCGGCGGGAAGGTCACCCTGTACGTGTTCGTCGCGATGATGTTCTCCGCCGGCATCCTGGTGGCGTCCGGGGTGCTGGACGACGCTCAGGCCGGGGCCCCGACCGGCGGGCAGATGGTCGGCTACGTCGCCGGGTTCATCCTGCTGTTCGTGCTGTCCGGCCTGGGCAACGGGTCGACCTACAAGATGATCCCGTCGATCTTCGAGGCCAAGGCGCAGGGCCGCGAGGATCTGAGCCGCGACGAGAAGGCCGCGTGGTCGCGCGCGATGTCGGGCGCGCTGATCGGGTTCGCCGGCGCGGTCGGCGCGCTGGGCGGGGTGTTCATCAACGTGGTGCTGCGTGCGTCCTACGTCGGCGACGCGAAGTCGGCCACCAACGCGTTCTGGGTGTTCCTGGGCTTCTACGTGGTGTGCGCGTTCGTCACCTGGTTCGTGTTCCTGCGGCTGCAGGAACACCGGACGCACACCGGCGAGCACATCGGCCGCGTCCCGGCGCCGGTGTCCGTCGGATAG
- a CDS encoding Rieske (2Fe-2S) protein — translation MSVRVTIDIGPVDEIPVGEGRTFAVDGAQIAVFRLRDGSLRAVDAVCPHRGGPLADGLTDDCVVVCPLHGHTFDMSTGTEVSGAAMSVRCYPVEAADGTIRLTLP, via the coding sequence GTGAGCGTCAGGGTGACCATCGACATCGGCCCGGTCGACGAGATCCCGGTCGGCGAGGGCCGCACGTTCGCGGTCGACGGGGCGCAGATCGCGGTGTTCCGGCTGCGGGACGGATCGCTGCGCGCGGTCGACGCGGTATGCCCGCACCGGGGCGGGCCGCTGGCCGACGGTCTGACCGACGACTGCGTGGTGGTCTGCCCGCTGCACGGGCACACCTTCGACATGAGCACGGGCACTGAGGTGTCCGGCGCCGCGATGTCGGTGCGCTGCTATCCGGTCGAGGCCGCGGACGGGACGATCCGGCTGACGCTTCCCTGA
- a CDS encoding molybdopterin oxidoreductase, with protein MTDGSTPQFLQGAFTFEGGGYDKPVPIDAPRYVVPAGAVTQPVYFRGGNSTEEMITVVLFRDGVPMRYFPIAAKGATHVALRVVEDLLGDTVLELYVAAPDGVKGTVMLDLGLVEI; from the coding sequence ATGACCGACGGAAGCACACCGCAGTTCCTGCAGGGGGCGTTCACCTTCGAAGGCGGCGGCTACGACAAACCGGTGCCGATCGACGCGCCACGCTACGTGGTGCCTGCCGGAGCCGTCACCCAACCGGTGTACTTCCGGGGCGGCAACTCCACCGAGGAGATGATCACCGTGGTGCTGTTCCGCGACGGGGTGCCGATGCGCTACTTCCCGATCGCGGCCAAGGGCGCCACCCACGTCGCACTGCGGGTGGTCGAGGACCTGCTCGGCGACACCGTGCTGGAGCTCTACGTCGCCGCACCGGACGGGGTGAAGGGCACGGTGATGCTGGATCTGGGCCTGGTGGAGATCTGA
- a CDS encoding acyltransferase, whose protein sequence is MARMDTTRAQAPARELALDLYRSAAVMIVVIGHWLLSVMTYRDGEFGRDNPLVLMPWTQWLTWGFQVVPVFFAVAGYASAVSWARRDPDTTSRQQWVRRRVARVLGPTAVYVGFVLAVIAVLLLAGIDGSVLDLGGWAVAMHLWFLAVYLMVVALTPVAVAAHRRFGLVTPAVLAAGVVVVDVVGISTEHPEIRTLNYFFCWAAVYQLGIAWHGALLRRRLLVALAVVAAAALPLLVTWGPYPVAMIGVPGVRVENSAPPSVALLALATVQICVLLALVPVLNRTLTRGVWPRVIGVANDNVMALYLWHMLPVIVVTLVGYPTGLLPQPELGSGAWWLARLQWELVLAVVTAALLCLLFWQRRFFAAPIPTFAVPLPPRVGEAFLYAGTGACALALSLLSSGGFAPGGRLPLAAAGLFAAGALLVAARPRRS, encoded by the coding sequence ATGGCTCGGATGGACACCACTCGAGCCCAGGCGCCGGCGCGCGAGCTCGCGCTCGACCTCTACCGATCCGCAGCGGTGATGATCGTGGTCATCGGCCACTGGCTGCTGTCGGTGATGACCTACCGCGACGGCGAGTTCGGCCGGGACAACCCGCTGGTCCTGATGCCGTGGACGCAGTGGCTCACCTGGGGGTTCCAGGTGGTGCCGGTGTTCTTCGCGGTGGCCGGCTACGCCAGCGCGGTGTCCTGGGCGCGGCGGGACCCCGACACCACCTCACGTCAACAGTGGGTGCGCCGCCGGGTCGCCCGGGTGCTGGGCCCGACCGCGGTCTATGTGGGCTTCGTGCTCGCGGTGATCGCGGTGCTGCTGCTCGCAGGCATCGACGGGTCCGTGCTGGACCTCGGCGGCTGGGCGGTGGCCATGCACCTGTGGTTCCTGGCCGTGTACCTGATGGTGGTCGCGCTGACGCCGGTCGCGGTCGCCGCGCATCGGCGCTTCGGGCTCGTGACGCCCGCCGTGCTGGCCGCAGGCGTGGTGGTCGTGGACGTCGTCGGGATCAGCACCGAGCACCCGGAGATCCGGACGCTGAACTACTTCTTCTGCTGGGCGGCGGTCTATCAGCTCGGAATCGCCTGGCACGGCGCCCTTCTGCGGCGCAGGCTGCTGGTGGCGCTGGCGGTGGTGGCCGCTGCCGCATTGCCGCTGCTGGTGACCTGGGGCCCGTATCCGGTCGCGATGATCGGGGTGCCCGGGGTGCGGGTCGAGAACTCCGCGCCGCCGTCGGTCGCGCTGCTGGCCCTGGCCACCGTGCAGATCTGCGTGCTGCTGGCGTTGGTGCCGGTGCTGAACCGGACGTTGACGCGTGGTGTCTGGCCGCGGGTGATCGGCGTGGCCAACGACAACGTGATGGCGCTGTACCTGTGGCACATGCTGCCGGTGATCGTGGTGACGCTGGTCGGCTATCCGACGGGCCTGCTGCCGCAGCCCGAGCTGGGTTCGGGCGCATGGTGGCTGGCCCGGCTGCAGTGGGAGCTGGTGCTGGCGGTGGTCACCGCCGCGCTGCTGTGTCTGCTGTTCTGGCAGCGCCGGTTCTTCGCGGCGCCGATCCCGACGTTCGCGGTGCCGCTGCCGCCGCGGGTCGGCGAGGCATTCCTGTACGCCGGCACCGGGGCGTGCGCGCTGGCCCTGTCGCTGCTGTCATCCGGTGGTTTCGCTCCCGGCGGGCGGCTCCCGCTGGCCGCGGCGGGATTGTTCGCCGCCGGTGCGCTGCTGGTCGCGGCGCGTCCCCGCCGGTCCTAG
- the nirB gene encoding nitrite reductase large subunit NirB — MAQRLVVAGNGMAGVRALEEVLARGGADHFQITVFGDEPYGNYNRILLSNVLAGVDDPAEIYLNALDWYTDNGIDLRAGVRVVRLDTFAHLVHADDGTTLHYDKLILATGSRSFFPPMAGLWADDKTLADGVFGFRTLDDTASMIAEAANRTKAVVIGGGLLGLEAARGLQSRGMTVDVVHAGPTLMNAQLDDPAGAILRKSVENLGITVHTEKRTTEVVLADDGRLAGVVFSDGTRLDCDMLVIAAGIRPNVGLAQRAGLTVERAIVTDDHMRSVDDDDVYVVGECAQHRGQVYGLVAPLWEQARVLADHLTGADSAAAYHGSRVATKLKVAGVDVAAMGVKGPEHPDDEFAQYSEPRHGVYKTVVIRDGKLVGATLVGDVSKVAFLTQAFDSGLPLPDERVSLLFDIGTPDVGVGVAELADDAQVCNCNGVSKGALVSCVRAGETSVSGVMAKTKAGKGCGSCKELVGQVVEWAAGGAVAEDPSATWYVPGIPYDKATLMHHIRDLELHSVSSVFAALAPDGKEDAGSKMALASLLDMMWADEFVDERDARFINDRVHANIQRDGTFSVVPQMKGGVTDAAQLRRIADVAEKYAIPMIKLTGGQRIDLLGVRKEDLPAVWADLDMPSGYAYGKSFRTVKTCVGSDFCRFGVGDSTALGIAIEERFKGLASPAKMKLAVTGCPRNCAEALCKDLGVVAVDGGRWEIYVGGAAGAHIRKGDLLATVDDPQTVITLTGRFLQYYRESADWLERTYKWVPRVGIEHIREVVVEDRDGLAAGLDERMQKSVDAYRDPWEDGREPASVGQFRPSLPLLPLPQVPVR; from the coding sequence ATGGCCCAGCGGCTGGTGGTGGCCGGCAACGGGATGGCCGGCGTCCGCGCGCTGGAGGAGGTGCTGGCGCGGGGCGGGGCGGATCATTTTCAGATCACGGTGTTCGGCGACGAGCCGTACGGGAACTACAACCGGATTCTGCTGTCGAATGTGCTTGCCGGGGTCGATGATCCGGCCGAGATCTACCTCAACGCGCTGGACTGGTACACCGACAACGGCATCGACCTGCGCGCCGGGGTGCGGGTGGTGCGGCTCGACACCTTCGCCCACCTGGTGCACGCCGACGACGGCACCACGCTGCACTACGACAAGCTGATCCTGGCCACCGGAAGCCGCTCGTTCTTTCCTCCGATGGCGGGTCTGTGGGCCGACGACAAGACGCTGGCCGACGGCGTGTTCGGCTTCCGCACGCTCGACGACACGGCCTCGATGATCGCCGAGGCGGCCAATCGCACCAAGGCGGTGGTGATCGGCGGCGGGCTGCTGGGCCTGGAAGCCGCGCGCGGACTGCAGAGTCGCGGCATGACCGTCGACGTCGTGCACGCCGGACCGACGCTGATGAACGCCCAACTCGACGACCCGGCCGGCGCGATCCTGCGCAAGTCCGTGGAGAACCTCGGCATCACGGTGCACACGGAGAAGCGCACCACCGAGGTCGTCCTCGCCGACGACGGCAGGCTCGCCGGCGTCGTGTTCTCCGATGGGACGCGCCTGGACTGCGACATGCTGGTGATCGCGGCGGGCATCCGGCCGAATGTCGGCCTGGCGCAACGGGCCGGGCTGACCGTCGAGCGCGCGATCGTCACCGACGACCACATGCGCTCGGTCGACGACGACGACGTCTACGTCGTCGGCGAGTGCGCCCAGCACCGCGGCCAGGTCTACGGCCTGGTGGCACCGCTGTGGGAGCAGGCGAGGGTGCTGGCCGACCACCTCACCGGCGCGGACTCCGCGGCGGCCTACCACGGCTCCCGGGTGGCCACGAAACTCAAGGTCGCCGGCGTCGACGTCGCCGCCATGGGTGTCAAGGGACCCGAACATCCCGACGACGAGTTCGCGCAGTACAGCGAACCCAGGCACGGCGTCTACAAGACGGTGGTGATCCGCGACGGGAAGCTGGTGGGCGCCACGCTCGTCGGTGACGTCTCCAAGGTGGCGTTCCTGACCCAGGCCTTCGACAGCGGCCTGCCGCTGCCCGACGAACGGGTGTCGCTGCTGTTCGACATCGGCACCCCGGACGTCGGAGTGGGAGTGGCCGAGCTCGCCGACGACGCCCAGGTGTGCAACTGCAACGGTGTGTCCAAGGGCGCGCTGGTCTCGTGCGTGCGGGCCGGCGAGACGTCGGTGTCCGGGGTGATGGCCAAGACCAAGGCCGGCAAGGGGTGCGGGTCCTGCAAGGAGCTGGTCGGCCAGGTGGTCGAGTGGGCGGCCGGCGGCGCGGTGGCCGAGGATCCGTCGGCGACCTGGTACGTCCCGGGCATTCCGTACGACAAAGCTACCTTGATGCACCACATCCGTGACCTCGAACTGCATTCGGTGTCCTCGGTTTTCGCCGCGCTGGCACCCGACGGCAAGGAGGATGCCGGGTCGAAGATGGCGTTGGCCTCGCTGCTGGACATGATGTGGGCCGACGAGTTCGTCGACGAGCGCGACGCCCGGTTCATCAACGACCGGGTGCACGCCAACATCCAGCGCGACGGCACGTTCTCGGTGGTGCCGCAGATGAAGGGCGGGGTCACCGATGCCGCGCAGCTGCGCAGGATCGCCGACGTCGCCGAGAAGTACGCGATCCCGATGATCAAGCTCACCGGGGGTCAGCGCATCGACCTGCTCGGCGTGCGCAAGGAGGACCTGCCCGCAGTGTGGGCGGATCTGGACATGCCGTCCGGGTACGCCTACGGCAAGAGCTTCCGGACGGTGAAAACCTGTGTGGGCAGCGACTTCTGCCGATTCGGTGTCGGCGACTCGACGGCGCTGGGGATCGCGATCGAGGAGCGCTTCAAGGGCCTGGCCAGCCCGGCGAAGATGAAGCTCGCGGTCACGGGCTGTCCGCGCAACTGCGCGGAGGCGCTGTGCAAGGACCTCGGCGTGGTCGCCGTCGACGGCGGGCGGTGGGAGATCTACGTCGGCGGCGCGGCGGGCGCACACATCCGCAAGGGCGATCTGCTCGCGACCGTCGACGACCCGCAGACCGTGATCACCCTGACGGGCCGGTTCCTGCAGTACTACCGCGAAAGTGCCGATTGGCTTGAGCGCACGTACAAGTGGGTGCCCAGGGTCGGCATCGAGCACATCCGGGAGGTGGTCGTGGAGGATCGCGACGGTCTCGCCGCCGGCCTCGACGAACGGATGCAGAAATCCGTGGACGCCTACCGCGACCCGTGGGAGGACGGCCGCGAACCGGCCTCGGTGGGGCAGTTCCGCCCGTCGCTGCCGCTGTTGCCGCTCCCCCAGGTGCCGGTGCGGTGA
- a CDS encoding TetR/AcrR family transcriptional regulator, producing MARKRRGWGGDPPATDTEAAQRIVAAAVDLITETGAAITIADVAESLGVIRQTVYRYFPTADELMRAAAIASVDGFLDSLAAHVRGIHDPADAMTEGVMFTLDAVVAIPHLAILLSAPSSAARPSEVASALARDFGMRMITRFDVDWQAYGYDDAALGEMVEFTLRTMLSFFVAPNDPARPPEELRRFLKRWLGSAILSQQPPGDELT from the coding sequence ATGGCACGCAAACGTCGAGGTTGGGGCGGTGATCCGCCGGCCACCGACACCGAGGCCGCGCAACGCATCGTCGCCGCCGCCGTCGACCTGATCACCGAGACCGGCGCCGCGATCACCATCGCCGACGTCGCCGAGTCCCTCGGCGTGATCCGGCAGACCGTGTACCGGTACTTTCCGACCGCCGACGAACTCATGCGCGCTGCCGCGATCGCATCGGTCGACGGGTTCCTCGATTCGCTGGCCGCGCACGTCCGCGGAATCCACGATCCCGCCGACGCGATGACCGAGGGCGTCATGTTCACCCTCGACGCCGTCGTCGCGATCCCGCACCTGGCGATCCTGCTGTCGGCGCCGAGTTCGGCCGCCAGGCCCAGCGAGGTCGCCTCGGCACTGGCACGCGACTTCGGCATGCGCATGATCACCCGCTTCGACGTCGACTGGCAGGCCTACGGTTACGACGACGCGGCGTTGGGCGAGATGGTCGAGTTCACCCTGCGCACCATGCTGTCGTTCTTCGTCGCGCCCAACGACCCGGCCCGGCCGCCCGAGGAGTTGCGGCGCTTCCTCAAACGCTGGCTGGGCAGCGCGATCCTGTCGCAGCAGCCACCCGGTGACGAACTTACGTAA